One Flammeovirga agarivorans DNA window includes the following coding sequences:
- a CDS encoding 50S ribosomal protein L25/general stress protein Ctc, with protein sequence MKTVEIIGYKRETLGKKSAKDLRAEGLAPCVIYGGEEPIHFAVPMYLFKDIIYTPEVCFVNINIEGVEKTAIIQDYQLHPISEVLLHADFLELNENKPIKMEVPVKFVGSSPGMQMGGKLVAKLRKIKVKALPANMPENVEVSIEGLELGKSVRVGAIEAKDYEILYNDSVTVGSIAIPRALRSAMDAAAE encoded by the coding sequence ATGAAAACAGTAGAAATCATTGGTTACAAGCGTGAGACTTTAGGTAAAAAATCTGCTAAAGACTTAAGAGCTGAAGGTTTAGCTCCATGTGTAATCTACGGTGGTGAAGAGCCAATTCACTTTGCAGTACCAATGTACTTATTCAAGGATATTATTTATACTCCTGAAGTATGTTTCGTAAACATCAACATCGAAGGTGTTGAGAAAACAGCAATTATCCAAGACTACCAATTACACCCAATCTCTGAGGTGTTATTGCATGCAGATTTCTTAGAATTAAATGAGAACAAGCCAATCAAAATGGAAGTTCCAGTAAAATTCGTTGGTTCATCTCCAGGTATGCAAATGGGTGGTAAGTTAGTTGCTAAACTTAGAAAAATTAAAGTTAAAGCACTTCCTGCTAACATGCCAGAGAACGTAGAGGTATCTATCGAAGGTTTAGAGTTAGGTAAATCAGTTCGTGTTGGTGCAATCGAAGCTAAAGATTACGAAATCTTATACAACGATTCAGTAACGGTAGGTTCAATTGCTATTCCAAGAGCATTACGTTCAGCTATGGACGCTGCAGCAGAGTAG
- a CDS encoding 2-C-methyl-D-erythritol 4-phosphate cytidylyltransferase — translation MKKYSIIVAGGRGTRMGSEVPKQFLLMKGLPILMHTINKFHQAEDNIQIIITLPKDQIPTWKSLVEEYSFSTPHQVVTGGNTRFQSVDNALQYIPNQDCLIAIHDGVRPLVDTSVIQKSFTEAASFGTAIPTVALKESIRWVGENENRTEDRSEYRMVQTPQTFRSDVIFPAFENDYRDIFTDDASVAEFSGHSVHLFEGNYENIKITTPEDLKLGEALLN, via the coding sequence ATGAAAAAATATAGCATAATCGTAGCCGGAGGAAGAGGAACAAGGATGGGCAGTGAAGTCCCTAAGCAGTTTCTTCTGATGAAAGGCCTTCCGATTTTAATGCATACTATCAATAAATTTCATCAAGCTGAAGACAATATTCAAATTATTATTACACTTCCTAAGGATCAAATACCTACTTGGAAATCATTAGTTGAGGAATATAGTTTCTCAACACCTCATCAAGTAGTTACTGGTGGAAATACACGTTTTCAGTCTGTAGATAATGCTTTACAATATATCCCTAACCAAGATTGTCTTATCGCAATTCATGATGGTGTTAGACCTTTAGTAGATACTTCGGTAATACAAAAAAGCTTTACTGAAGCTGCAAGTTTTGGTACAGCTATTCCAACAGTTGCCTTAAAAGAATCTATACGTTGGGTAGGAGAGAATGAAAATCGTACTGAAGATAGAAGTGAATATAGAATGGTACAAACACCACAAACATTCCGTTCAGATGTTATCTTCCCTGCCTTTGAGAATGATTATAGAGATATATTTACTGATGATGCTAGCGTTGCTGAGTTTTCAGGTCACTCCGTTCATCTTTTCGAAGGAAACTACGAAAATATCAAAATAACTACACCAGAAGATTTAAAGTTAGGAGAAGCTTTATTGAACTAG
- a CDS encoding alpha/beta fold hydrolase: MLTSESSTYFIEVENGNIECLQLGNGPKLLICLHGFGDNVNLFREIAPAWTDDYTLVSFSLPYHGNTEWKPSHFSSRNIREIIDSILKKYDQERFSILGYSMGGKITMYCVQKYYSDQIDRMILCASDGLKTHTLYDVSKLPRWYLELMMILMRFPKLMFKVVGFIYNRGLLSKFLYDFFMNHFETEKQRRRFFGTATSSRFMKPDLNKIADIVNQNKIPVDMYFGERDEVILIDGAVKFSKKINNVRFFQLQKGHLLIDEDLCKLMSEN, encoded by the coding sequence ATGCTAACCTCAGAATCATCCACTTATTTTATAGAAGTAGAAAACGGTAATATTGAATGTCTCCAATTAGGAAATGGACCTAAGCTATTAATTTGCCTTCATGGGTTTGGAGATAATGTGAACTTATTTAGAGAAATAGCCCCTGCTTGGACAGATGATTACACTTTAGTTTCCTTTTCATTGCCGTATCATGGTAATACTGAATGGAAGCCTTCTCATTTTTCTTCTAGGAATATTCGAGAGATAATAGATTCTATTTTAAAGAAGTATGATCAAGAAAGGTTCTCTATTCTAGGATATAGTATGGGTGGAAAGATTACAATGTATTGTGTGCAGAAGTATTATTCTGATCAGATAGACCGAATGATTCTTTGTGCATCGGATGGTTTAAAGACACATACCCTTTATGATGTATCAAAATTGCCCCGTTGGTATTTAGAGTTGATGATGATACTGATGCGTTTTCCAAAATTAATGTTCAAAGTAGTAGGTTTTATTTATAATAGAGGACTACTGTCGAAGTTTCTTTATGACTTCTTTATGAATCACTTTGAAACAGAAAAACAGAGGAGGAGATTTTTCGGAACAGCTACTTCGTCTCGGTTTATGAAGCCAGACTTAAATAAAATAGCAGACATAGTAAATCAGAATAAAATACCTGTTGATATGTATTTTGGTGAAAGGGATGAAGTGATATTAATAGATGGAGCTGTAAAATTTTCTAAGAAAATAAATAATGTAAGATTTTTTCAACTACAAAAAGGTCACCTTTTGATCGATGAGGATTTATGTAAGCTGATGTCTGAAAATTAA
- a CDS encoding DUF2795 domain-containing protein, with product MYWTLELASYLEDAPWPATKDELIDYSDRTGAPVEVIENLQELEDDGEPYESIEEIWPDYPTKDDFFFNEDEY from the coding sequence ATGTACTGGACATTAGAATTAGCTTCTTATTTAGAAGATGCACCATGGCCTGCAACAAAAGATGAGTTAATTGACTACTCTGACCGTACAGGTGCACCAGTAGAAGTAATCGAAAATCTTCAAGAATTAGAGGACGATGGCGAACCATACGAAAGTATTGAAGAAATCTGGCCTGATTACCCTACAAAAGATGACTTCTTCTTTAACGAAGACGAATATTAA
- a CDS encoding OmpA family protein, producing MILKRLITFFVYYVLLISGVAAQTEIESKGIAQIFNGEIEESINTFRASLKENPNSTLSQFALANQLFEKVVDKKAKEMHIIRFKNMDEYFADLREAYKWSVLASESYVDLDESDKLMIRQSLSVAGDEVTGYLSSRIQQEAYAYLQQAPYRRPTYQLYRTEVYNRIMEGDTLIALREILIRQCGDYISDYPDSKYIPKVNEIRKGVLKEYLDNTSLRQYGNRSGHMYERYCKDIIELYSKDELKKIVPLFYGKEYGFSPSNMYKSGGYKKLKAFADAEGTSIIEILCQLNIHDRGCDTANTELYDRFVKQMAPMDIALIAVKKMTEDAFRKGDYEYVKNIYATYKSYFPDQENYFDRIITTLGDTSNPRELKNIGNKINTVAREYQPVITLDEEYLFFARKTAKSGEDVYVSKKDFYGNWSLAQEIVEVNTESHEVPMGISGDGQTLLLYGNYSKLRKFSYVRGTESRLGKGDFYYSKKQRDGTWSAVNVFQYPINTPYYESGLSLSLDGDVAFFTSDRPGAVGEYNPNYPEDGLYFHGAGEFNTDIYVSVKNDDGSWGEPVNLGEVINTPFAEKNPYLHPDKETLYFCSDGHPGFGGYDIFMSKRLNPNSWTEWSEPVNMGIAVNGVDDDAFYLTSAGNKALVVSSKGDVNYGRDDIYELEIPEHLRPLPMLFAHGKVVDKNGEGISKVKIKINTADGIEVHEKYTGDNGEFQLALPPDTDYVVYVDDDDLIGSSIEIKEDSDPDKNFSLSAMETVNLTDEEDATFVMNSLNFDTNSFNIRKESFFDLDRLVAMMNRNDLWILIIEGHTDNVDSKEYNIELSKNRANAVKEYLISKGVHPTRIDAYGYGEERPVGSNATSSGRQENRRVVFTILK from the coding sequence ATGATATTAAAACGTCTTATTACCTTTTTTGTTTACTATGTTCTGTTAATAAGTGGTGTCGCTGCACAGACTGAAATAGAGTCAAAAGGTATAGCTCAAATTTTTAATGGAGAAATCGAAGAATCCATTAATACATTTCGAGCATCATTAAAGGAAAATCCCAATTCAACGCTCTCACAATTCGCTTTAGCCAACCAACTGTTTGAGAAGGTAGTAGATAAAAAAGCGAAAGAAATGCACATCATACGATTCAAAAATATGGATGAGTATTTTGCCGACCTTCGCGAAGCCTATAAATGGTCTGTACTAGCATCAGAAAGTTATGTAGATCTTGATGAATCAGATAAATTAATGATCAGACAATCATTATCTGTAGCAGGTGATGAAGTAACGGGTTATTTGTCGTCAAGAATTCAACAAGAAGCCTATGCTTATCTTCAACAAGCTCCTTATCGTCGTCCAACCTATCAATTGTATAGAACAGAGGTATACAATAGAATTATGGAAGGTGATACATTAATTGCTTTGCGAGAGATACTAATCCGTCAATGTGGAGACTATATTAGTGACTACCCTGATTCTAAATATATTCCAAAAGTAAATGAAATTAGAAAAGGTGTATTAAAAGAGTATTTAGACAATACATCGCTGCGTCAATATGGTAACAGAAGCGGTCATATGTATGAACGTTATTGCAAGGATATCATAGAGTTATACTCAAAAGATGAATTAAAAAAGATTGTTCCTCTTTTTTATGGTAAAGAATATGGGTTCTCTCCATCGAATATGTATAAGTCGGGTGGTTATAAAAAACTCAAGGCATTTGCTGATGCAGAAGGTACTAGTATTATCGAAATATTATGTCAATTAAATATCCATGATAGAGGATGTGATACTGCAAATACAGAATTATACGATCGTTTTGTAAAACAGATGGCTCCAATGGACATTGCTCTGATTGCAGTAAAGAAGATGACAGAGGATGCTTTTAGAAAAGGAGATTACGAATATGTAAAGAATATATACGCTACGTATAAATCATATTTTCCAGATCAAGAAAATTATTTTGATAGAATCATAACAACGCTTGGTGATACAAGTAATCCTAGAGAACTGAAAAATATAGGGAATAAGATTAATACAGTTGCTAGAGAATATCAGCCTGTAATTACCTTAGATGAGGAATATTTATTTTTTGCTAGAAAGACTGCAAAATCTGGAGAAGACGTCTATGTTTCTAAAAAAGACTTTTATGGAAATTGGTCTTTAGCTCAAGAAATAGTTGAAGTGAATACAGAATCACACGAAGTACCTATGGGTATCAGTGGTGATGGACAGACGTTATTGCTTTATGGTAACTATAGTAAGCTCAGAAAATTCTCATATGTAAGAGGTACAGAGTCCAGATTAGGAAAAGGAGACTTTTACTATTCAAAAAAACAAAGAGATGGTACTTGGAGTGCAGTTAATGTTTTTCAGTATCCAATAAATACACCTTATTATGAATCAGGTTTAAGCCTTAGTTTAGATGGAGATGTAGCTTTTTTTACTTCAGATAGGCCAGGAGCAGTTGGAGAATATAATCCTAATTACCCAGAAGATGGTCTTTACTTCCATGGAGCAGGAGAATTTAATACTGATATATATGTTAGTGTTAAGAATGATGATGGTAGTTGGGGAGAGCCTGTTAATTTAGGTGAGGTGATCAATACACCATTTGCAGAAAAGAACCCTTATTTACATCCTGACAAAGAAACCTTATACTTTTGTTCAGATGGCCATCCGGGCTTTGGTGGTTATGATATTTTTATGTCAAAACGACTAAATCCTAACTCATGGACAGAATGGAGTGAACCGGTTAACATGGGAATTGCGGTTAATGGTGTAGATGATGATGCTTTTTATCTTACTTCAGCTGGTAATAAGGCATTGGTAGTTTCCTCTAAAGGAGATGTGAACTATGGTCGTGATGATATTTATGAATTAGAAATTCCTGAACACCTACGCCCTTTACCTATGTTGTTTGCTCACGGTAAAGTAGTAGATAAAAATGGAGAAGGAATCTCAAAAGTGAAAATTAAGATCAATACAGCTGACGGTATTGAAGTACATGAAAAGTATACAGGTGATAATGGAGAGTTTCAATTAGCATTACCTCCAGATACGGACTATGTAGTTTATGTTGACGATGATGACCTCATTGGTAGTAGTATTGAGATCAAAGAAGATAGTGACCCTGATAAGAACTTTAGTTTATCAGCCATGGAAACGGTAAACTTAACAGATGAAGAAGATGCTACTTTCGTCATGAATTCTTTAAACTTCGATACTAACTCTTTTAATATCCGTAAAGAATCCTTTTTTGATCTTGATCGATTGGTTGCGATGATGAATCGAAATGATTTATGGATTTTAATCATTGAAGGCCATACGGATAATGTAGATTCAAAAGAATATAACATAGAGCTGTCGAAAAATAGAGCAAATGCTGTAAAAGAGTATCTGATATCTAAAGGAGTACACCCAACGAGAATAGATGCATATGGTTACGGAGAAGAAAGACCAGTGGGTAGTAATGCAACTTCTTCGGGTCGACAGGAAAATCGCAGAGTTGTATTTACTATATTAAAATAA
- a CDS encoding response regulator, whose translation MNSTHLIYFIEDNTTENMLMKLALQKLPNIEAKFFSNGFKLLEAFEKEPAKIIVTDLMMPEISGQQIIHTLRKQSKETLVIVISAQEEVNQIADLQALGIFNYVVKGDHCLSYLKKTIEVACYLLDEGYQF comes from the coding sequence ATGAATTCAACACACCTGATTTACTTTATAGAAGACAATACAACAGAAAATATGTTGATGAAATTAGCATTACAAAAGCTACCGAATATTGAGGCAAAATTCTTTTCTAATGGTTTTAAATTATTAGAAGCATTTGAGAAAGAACCAGCAAAAATTATTGTTACTGATTTAATGATGCCAGAAATTTCGGGTCAACAGATTATCCATACGCTTCGTAAACAATCAAAAGAAACACTAGTGATTGTTATTTCTGCACAAGAAGAAGTAAATCAAATTGCAGACTTACAGGCTTTGGGAATCTTTAACTATGTAGTAAAAGGAGATCATTGCTTAAGCTATCTCAAAAAAACAATAGAAGTAGCTTGTTACCTCTTGGATGAAGGATATCAATTTTAA
- a CDS encoding nucleoside recognition domain-containing protein: MALNYIWIFFIIGAFVVALINWIFLGDASTFQAIIESTFSMSKTAFDISIGLTGTLALWMGLMSVGEKGGAVQVMSKLVGPFFSRIFPDVPKNHPAISSMMMNFSANMLGLDNAATPLGLKAMKELQELNKKKDTASNPMIMFLVLNTSGLTLIPITVMMYRSELGAASPTDVFIPILLATSISSLAGLLIVSIYQKINLLDKVILAYLGGLVAIIAGTITLFYNLSPEQANAVSSVAGNFILLFIITSFVGLAAYKKVNAYDAFIEGAKEGFKTAVTIIPYLVAILVAIGMFRASGALDFIIDGVKWVVQDGVGIDAAFVDALPVAFMKPLSGSGARGVMLDIMNAQGADSFAGKLSSMMQGATDTTFYIIAVYFGSVNIKKTRYAITCGLVADIAGVIAAIFLAYLFF; the protein is encoded by the coding sequence ATGGCCCTCAATTATATTTGGATATTTTTTATCATTGGAGCATTTGTTGTCGCACTCATCAATTGGATCTTCTTAGGGGATGCATCCACTTTTCAAGCTATAATTGAAAGTACATTTAGTATGTCAAAGACAGCATTTGATATCTCTATTGGGCTTACTGGCACACTTGCTCTTTGGATGGGCCTCATGAGTGTAGGAGAAAAAGGAGGTGCAGTACAAGTAATGTCAAAGTTAGTTGGGCCATTCTTTTCTCGAATCTTTCCAGATGTACCTAAAAATCACCCTGCCATCTCATCAATGATGATGAACTTTTCTGCAAATATGTTGGGCTTGGACAATGCAGCGACACCTCTCGGGTTAAAAGCAATGAAAGAGTTACAAGAATTAAATAAGAAAAAAGACACTGCATCAAACCCAATGATCATGTTTTTGGTACTTAACACATCAGGGTTAACACTAATTCCTATTACAGTTATGATGTACCGATCTGAACTGGGGGCTGCTTCTCCAACAGATGTATTCATACCTATTTTATTAGCTACTAGTATATCTTCTTTAGCAGGGTTACTAATTGTATCTATTTATCAAAAAATCAACCTTCTAGACAAAGTCATATTAGCATATTTAGGAGGATTAGTAGCCATTATTGCAGGTACAATTACTTTGTTCTATAACCTTTCTCCTGAACAAGCAAACGCTGTTTCTTCAGTAGCAGGTAATTTTATTTTACTATTTATCATTACCTCTTTTGTTGGTTTAGCAGCATACAAAAAAGTAAATGCATATGACGCATTTATTGAAGGTGCAAAAGAAGGTTTTAAAACAGCTGTAACTATTATTCCATATCTAGTAGCAATACTTGTAGCAATAGGTATGTTCAGGGCTTCTGGAGCATTGGATTTTATTATTGATGGGGTGAAATGGGTAGTACAAGACGGTGTCGGTATTGATGCAGCTTTTGTTGATGCCTTACCTGTGGCATTTATGAAACCATTAAGTGGCAGTGGAGCAAGAGGTGTAATGCTTGATATTATGAATGCTCAAGGAGCAGACTCTTTTGCTGGTAAGCTATCATCAATGATGCAAGGAGCTACAGATACAACATTTTATATCATTGCTGTATATTTTGGCTCAGTAAATATAAAGAAAACAAGGTATGCAATTACCTGTGGTTTAGTCGCCGATATTGCAGGAGTAATAGCTGCGATTTTTCTTGCTTATCTTTTCTTTTAA
- a CDS encoding DUF5916 domain-containing protein: protein MKSYLTYFVLLLLCSYVSSFAQDNIARRSYTTHSLEKGKITIDGSFDDDAWNNVEWGTNFTQRDPIDGAPPSQQTAFKLMYDEKYLYIAIKAYDSSPDSIVKRMSRRDGFEGDFVEVNIDSYHDLTNAFSFTVSASGVIGDEAISQDGNDWDSNWDAIWWTKTSVDAEGWNAEIQIPLSQLRFANKEHLTWGLQVTRRLFRKNERSYWQYIPKDASGWVHHFGELVGLNGIKPQKQLEVAPYVLGRNDRGPKEEGNPYQTGSEYSINAGVDGKIGITSDITFDFTINPDFGQVEADPSQLNLSTFEIYLQERRPFFIEGRNTLSFDATKSRSGGSFSRDNLIYTRRIGKKPSYSPSIDEGQYIDEPKVVPILGAYKLTGKNKNGFAFGIMQNFTAKTEAEISTKGETSKETVEPFTSYLVARATQDINQGNSVIGMAFTSTNRNIESESLNFLHTNAYSGGVDILHQWKDRTYYLQGNFMASYVEGDPTAITETQESGRHFFQRPDANYVSVDTTATSLLGTGGYLKFGRSGGSPIRYEVGGTWRSPKFEINDVGFMNSADIIAQWSRIDYRTLQPVGVFRSINADLREYLYYDYGGRVTYFGIHGGFDLQFQNFWTLSGGGAFQIHRLSNFKLRGGPAFLDPDREGFRWNIESDSRKKLYFNFGNRNRIAHQNSGKQIDAWVGLTYRPINALEISISPFFAYNSDDVQYVTTEQNGRGDNYILGRIEQHTTGFTLRGNLILRPNLSLQYYAQPFASRGDYYDFKRVSNTPKAKNYHDRFHQFSTDEIEYNDASEEYTVIDEKGNYSFEKPDFDVTDFNSNFVLRWEYKPGCTFFAVWSQSRGDVVEPFREFSFSEIVNNIFDTAVNDVFILKATYRFRK from the coding sequence TTGAAATCCTATCTAACATACTTTGTTCTTCTACTATTGTGTAGTTATGTTTCTTCTTTTGCTCAGGATAATATTGCTAGAAGAAGTTATACCACTCATTCACTCGAAAAAGGAAAAATCACTATCGATGGTTCTTTTGATGATGACGCATGGAACAATGTAGAGTGGGGTACCAACTTTACTCAAAGAGACCCTATTGATGGTGCACCACCTTCTCAGCAAACCGCTTTTAAGTTAATGTATGATGAAAAATACCTCTACATAGCAATCAAAGCATATGACTCTTCTCCAGATAGCATTGTTAAAAGAATGTCTAGAAGAGATGGTTTTGAAGGTGATTTTGTAGAAGTGAATATCGATTCATACCATGACCTTACCAATGCTTTTTCTTTTACTGTAAGTGCTTCTGGTGTTATAGGGGATGAAGCAATCAGTCAAGACGGTAATGATTGGGATAGCAATTGGGACGCTATTTGGTGGACAAAAACATCTGTTGATGCCGAAGGTTGGAATGCAGAAATACAAATTCCACTATCTCAATTGAGGTTTGCCAACAAAGAACACTTGACTTGGGGATTACAAGTTACTCGTCGTTTATTTAGAAAAAATGAAAGGTCATATTGGCAATATATTCCAAAAGATGCTTCAGGCTGGGTACATCATTTTGGAGAATTGGTTGGACTAAATGGAATCAAACCACAAAAACAACTTGAGGTTGCTCCTTATGTGTTAGGCAGAAATGACAGAGGGCCTAAAGAGGAAGGTAATCCATACCAAACAGGTTCTGAATATTCTATTAATGCAGGTGTAGATGGTAAAATAGGTATCACTAGTGATATTACTTTTGACTTCACTATTAATCCAGATTTTGGACAAGTAGAAGCAGATCCATCTCAGCTGAATTTATCTACATTTGAAATTTATCTTCAAGAAAGAAGACCTTTCTTTATAGAAGGAAGAAATACGCTTTCGTTTGATGCTACGAAATCAAGATCGGGAGGAAGCTTTTCGAGAGATAACCTTATATACACTAGGCGTATTGGTAAAAAACCAAGTTATTCTCCTTCTATTGATGAAGGACAATACATCGATGAACCTAAAGTTGTCCCTATTTTAGGTGCTTATAAATTAACAGGGAAAAATAAGAATGGATTTGCTTTTGGTATCATGCAGAACTTTACTGCTAAAACTGAGGCAGAAATCAGCACTAAAGGAGAAACTTCTAAAGAAACTGTTGAGCCTTTTACAAGCTATCTTGTAGCAAGGGCAACCCAAGATATTAACCAAGGTAATTCGGTTATTGGAATGGCTTTTACATCAACAAACCGGAATATCGAATCGGAATCATTAAACTTTTTACATACTAATGCATATAGTGGAGGTGTAGATATATTACATCAATGGAAAGATAGAACTTATTACCTTCAAGGTAATTTTATGGCTAGTTATGTAGAAGGTGACCCTACTGCCATTACAGAAACCCAAGAATCAGGTCGCCACTTTTTTCAGAGACCTGATGCTAATTATGTTTCTGTAGACACTACCGCTACTTCATTATTAGGAACAGGTGGTTATCTTAAATTTGGTAGAAGTGGAGGATCTCCAATACGTTATGAAGTGGGAGGTACTTGGAGGTCGCCTAAATTTGAGATCAATGATGTTGGCTTTATGAATTCGGCAGATATCATAGCCCAATGGTCTCGAATTGACTACCGTACCCTTCAACCAGTAGGCGTTTTTAGAAGTATCAATGCTGATTTACGTGAATACCTATACTACGATTATGGAGGTCGAGTGACTTACTTTGGTATTCACGGTGGATTTGATTTACAATTTCAGAACTTTTGGACTTTAAGTGGTGGTGGCGCCTTCCAAATTCACCGACTCAGTAACTTTAAACTAAGAGGTGGTCCCGCATTTCTAGATCCTGATAGAGAAGGATTCCGTTGGAATATAGAAAGTGATTCAAGAAAGAAGCTTTACTTTAACTTTGGTAATAGAAACAGAATTGCACATCAGAATAGTGGAAAGCAAATTGATGCATGGGTCGGTCTAACTTACAGACCCATCAATGCATTGGAAATTAGTATTTCTCCTTTCTTCGCCTATAATAGTGACGATGTACAATACGTTACTACAGAACAAAATGGTAGAGGTGATAATTATATTCTTGGTAGAATTGAACAACATACTACTGGTTTTACTTTAAGAGGTAACTTAATTCTTAGACCTAACCTATCGTTACAATACTATGCTCAACCTTTTGCATCAAGAGGTGATTATTATGATTTCAAAAGAGTGTCAAATACCCCAAAAGCAAAGAATTATCATGACAGGTTTCATCAATTCTCTACTGATGAGATCGAATATAACGATGCTTCAGAGGAATATACAGTTATTGATGAAAAGGGGAATTACTCTTTTGAAAAACCCGACTTCGATGTTACTGATTTCAACTCAAACTTTGTCTTAAGGTGGGAATACAAGCCTGGATGTACCTTCTTTGCTGTATGGTCTCAGAGTAGAGGAGATGTTGTTGAACCCTTCAGAGAATTCTCATTTTCAGAAATTGTCAATAATATTTTTGATACAGCTGTTAATGATGTATTTATTCTGAAAGCAACTTACCGTTTCAGAAAATAG
- the gldD gene encoding gliding motility lipoprotein GldD: MKINNFLSLLFIPVILFSCGSSTDQAYLPKPRGFHRIEMPNHAYSDQVFKNKELKGYPYQFELASNAILVPDSSFMSEPYWVEVKYPQFDATVDISYKKLANFDSLVGYTNTSNVLTFKHNVRATAIDEYSTQTNNGYAAVMYEIEGDVPSQFQFFVTDSTKHFFRAALYFPTSTQNDSLAPLIDYVKEDMIHMMNTLKLKN; the protein is encoded by the coding sequence ATGAAAATAAATAATTTTTTAAGCTTACTTTTCATACCAGTAATATTATTCAGCTGCGGAAGCAGTACTGATCAAGCTTACTTACCAAAACCTAGAGGCTTTCATAGAATCGAAATGCCTAATCATGCATACTCTGATCAAGTCTTTAAAAACAAAGAATTAAAAGGGTATCCATACCAGTTTGAATTAGCAAGTAATGCTATTCTTGTACCTGACTCTTCATTTATGTCAGAACCTTATTGGGTAGAAGTAAAGTATCCTCAGTTTGATGCTACTGTAGATATCTCATATAAAAAGTTAGCTAATTTCGACTCTCTTGTAGGATATACAAACACATCTAATGTACTTACTTTTAAACACAATGTTCGAGCTACAGCCATTGACGAGTATAGTACCCAAACAAATAATGGATATGCTGCAGTGATGTATGAAATAGAAGGTGATGTACCAAGTCAGTTCCAGTTTTTTGTTACAGACTCCACAAAACACTTTTTCAGAGCTGCATTATACTTCCCTACGTCTACTCAGAATGATTCACTGGCTCCACTCATCGATTATGTTAAAGAAGACATGATACATATGATGAATACATTGAAGCTTAAAAATTAA